A genomic window from Arthrobacter globiformis includes:
- a CDS encoding DUF6457 domain-containing protein yields the protein MTGITEGDGGTASAGAAGIGDTDQELEQWSHRLIQALQILDLNVDHQLVARLADESSRAVSGQAVPVTALLVGYAAGLRAHGSSASPQEAVQSAADVALRLCEHGTEGGPDSEGWSSTAQ from the coding sequence ATGACAGGCATTACCGAAGGCGACGGCGGCACCGCCTCCGCCGGAGCGGCCGGCATCGGCGACACGGACCAGGAACTCGAACAGTGGAGCCATCGGCTCATCCAGGCGCTGCAGATCCTCGATCTGAACGTGGACCACCAGCTGGTCGCTCGCCTGGCCGACGAGTCTTCCCGAGCGGTGAGCGGACAGGCCGTTCCTGTCACTGCGCTGCTGGTCGGCTATGCAGCCGGACTCCGGGCACACGGCAGCAGCGCGTCGCCGCAGGAGGCGGTGCAATCGGCGGCCGACGTCGCCCTGCGGCTGTGTGAGCACGGCACGGAAGGCGGCCCGGACAGCGAAGGCTGGTCAAGCACCGCCCAGTAG